In a single window of the Bacillus clarus genome:
- a CDS encoding DUF418 domain-containing protein: MNQRVEAVDAIRGFALFGILLVNMTIFQYGMFGSEKPTYLFGKLDEGANWFIQFFGTHNFISLFSFLFGLSIILLQKSITAKGRSFFPTYIRRIIILLILGYIHGVFIWDGDILFAYGIVGIFLMMFINRKPKTLLIWASILLALIILISYPTGSTTNMYEDFAPYIAKEQQVHENGSYIGHVQFRLTENPFEYMGITGFVGTFSLTLLVIILMTPLFLLGMYIGKKGWLFEIDKHISAFKKTWLISGIFSFSIKGLELLTNQPFLTMLKDSVVPVSMTFFYGSSIILLFHYKKASRLLTYMANMGKMSVSNYLAQSIIATTIFYAYGFGLFGKIGYFFGILLTIGIYTIQLFASTYWLRKYRMGPVEYVWRLGTYLEKPRFKRNLDKAS; this comes from the coding sequence ATGAACCAACGTGTAGAAGCAGTCGATGCAATTCGTGGTTTCGCCTTATTCGGTATTTTGCTCGTTAATATGACTATATTTCAATACGGAATGTTCGGTAGTGAAAAACCAACTTATTTATTTGGAAAACTTGATGAAGGTGCTAACTGGTTTATTCAATTTTTCGGCACGCATAACTTCATTTCCCTATTCTCTTTTTTATTTGGTCTTAGCATTATTTTGTTACAAAAAAGTATTACAGCTAAAGGAAGATCCTTCTTCCCCACTTATATAAGACGTATTATTATTTTGTTAATTCTAGGGTACATTCATGGTGTTTTTATTTGGGACGGAGATATTTTATTCGCATACGGAATTGTAGGGATTTTCTTAATGATGTTTATAAATCGAAAACCGAAAACATTACTTATTTGGGCCTCTATCCTGCTCGCACTAATCATACTCATATCTTACCCTACTGGATCAACTACGAATATGTATGAAGATTTCGCACCATATATCGCAAAGGAGCAACAGGTTCATGAAAATGGAAGTTATATAGGGCATGTTCAGTTCCGTCTGACTGAAAATCCTTTCGAATATATGGGTATTACTGGATTTGTTGGTACATTTTCCTTAACCCTTTTAGTCATTATTTTGATGACCCCTCTTTTCTTATTAGGAATGTATATCGGAAAAAAAGGATGGCTATTTGAAATAGATAAGCACATATCTGCCTTCAAAAAGACTTGGCTTATAAGTGGTATCTTTTCTTTTTCAATAAAAGGCTTAGAATTGCTCACAAATCAGCCATTTCTCACTATGTTAAAAGACAGTGTCGTACCAGTAAGCATGACCTTCTTTTACGGAAGCTCCATTATCTTATTATTCCATTATAAAAAAGCATCACGTCTACTAACATACATGGCTAATATGGGAAAAATGTCGGTTAGTAATTACTTAGCACAATCCATTATCGCGACAACCATTTTTTATGCGTACGGGTTTGGCCTATTCGGTAAAATCGGCTACTTCTTCGGCATCCTTTTAACAATAGGGATTTATACGATTCAACTATTTGCTAGTACCTACTGGCTGCGGAAATATCGGATGGGACCTGTTGAATATGTGTGGAGACTGGGAACTTATTTGGAGAAACCACGATTTAAAAGAAATTTGGATAAAGCAAGCTAA